One stretch of Tepidibacter hydrothermalis DNA includes these proteins:
- the rnpM gene encoding RNase P modulator RnpM, which yields MSQKKIPQRKCITCQDRNSKKTLIRIVKNKDGEIFVDNTGKANGRGAYICATKECLEKAIKTRALNRAFKLEISEKVYKDLSEEIEKYEK from the coding sequence TTGAGTCAAAAGAAAATACCTCAACGCAAATGTATAACTTGTCAGGATAGAAACTCTAAAAAAACTTTGATAAGAATAGTAAAAAACAAAGATGGAGAAATATTTGTAGACAATACAGGTAAAGCTAATGGTAGAGGAGCTTATATTTGTGCTACTAAGGAATGCTTAGAAAAGGCTATAAAAACTAGGGCACTAAATAGAGCGTTTAAATTAGAAATTTCAGAAAAGGTCTACAAGGACTTGTCGGAGGAAATAGAGAAATATGAAAAATAA
- a CDS encoding L7Ae/L30e/S12e/Gadd45 family ribosomal protein, whose protein sequence is MKNKILSLLGIILRSGNLVSGDDTTLSDLKKGKIKLIIIANDASENTKKLFRDKSEYRDVPYIIDFTKEELGKSIGKSSRAVIGIKSEQFAKKIKEISRG, encoded by the coding sequence ATGAAAAATAAAATTCTTTCGCTATTAGGTATTATTTTAAGAAGTGGTAACTTGGTTTCTGGAGATGATACTACATTATCTGATCTTAAAAAAGGAAAAATAAAATTAATTATAATAGCAAATGATGCATCGGAAAATACAAAAAAACTTTTTAGAGATAAATCTGAATATAGAGATGTACCTTATATAATAGATTTTACGAAAGAAGAATTAGGAAAAAGTATAGGAAAAAGTAGTAGAGCAGTAATAGGTATAAAAAGTGAACAATTTGCAAAAAAAATAAAAGAAATTAGTAGGGGGTGA
- the infB gene encoding translation initiation factor IF-2: MSETRVYQLAQELGMSNEEIIEKMDSLEILVENNMSVLSEEEINQIKELSNEEEGNGDNNLTEIKIADKITVQNLSQLIDKSATQVITKLIKLGVMASMNQEIDFDLAACVAMDYGFKGIRYEEDEIDDEIEIEEDRPEDLKPRPAIVTVMGHVDHGKTSLLDAIRNSKVTDKEAGGITQHIGAYEVEVDKKKIVFLDTPGHEAFTSMRARGAQVTDIAILVVAADDGIMPQTVEAINHAKAAQVPIIIAINKIDKVGANPDRVKQELTEHGLLVEDWGGDIISVPVSALKNENIDTLLEMILLVAEMEELKANPNRKAVGTVVEAQLDKGRGPVATVLVQNGTLKVGDALVVGCAHGKIRAMVNDLGKRVKQAAPSIPVEILGLSEVPQAGDQFVVVKNDKMARSIADKRKDKIRARQMKSSQKVSLDDLFKQMEQGDVKELNIIIKADVQGSVQAVKQSLEKLSNEEVTVRAIHGAVGAITESDVMLASASNAIIIGFNVRPVGAASDVAEKEKVDMRTYRVIYKAIEDIQSAMKGMLDPEFVEQDLGKAEIRATFKVSGVGTIAGAYVTQGKLARNAQVRLVRDGIVIHEGELSSLKRFKDDAKEVAKGYECGFALNNFNDLKEGDVIEAFIMKEKENR, encoded by the coding sequence TTGTCAGAGACAAGAGTTTATCAATTAGCACAAGAATTAGGAATGTCAAATGAAGAAATTATAGAAAAAATGGATTCGTTAGAAATACTTGTAGAAAATAATATGAGTGTTTTAAGTGAGGAAGAAATAAATCAAATAAAAGAACTTTCAAATGAAGAAGAAGGAAATGGTGACAATAATCTAACTGAAATCAAAATAGCTGATAAAATAACAGTTCAAAACTTATCACAATTAATAGATAAAAGTGCTACGCAAGTTATAACTAAGCTTATAAAATTAGGAGTAATGGCAAGCATGAATCAAGAAATAGATTTTGATTTAGCTGCATGTGTGGCTATGGATTACGGATTTAAAGGTATAAGATATGAAGAAGATGAAATAGATGATGAAATAGAAATAGAGGAAGATAGACCGGAAGATTTAAAACCAAGACCAGCTATTGTAACTGTTATGGGACATGTTGACCACGGTAAAACATCATTACTTGATGCTATTAGAAATAGTAAGGTAACAGATAAAGAGGCTGGTGGAATAACTCAACATATAGGTGCGTATGAAGTAGAAGTTGACAAAAAGAAAATAGTATTTTTAGATACTCCTGGACATGAAGCGTTTACATCTATGAGAGCAAGAGGAGCTCAAGTAACAGATATAGCTATACTTGTAGTTGCAGCAGACGATGGTATAATGCCTCAAACGGTAGAAGCCATAAACCATGCAAAAGCAGCACAAGTACCTATAATAATAGCTATAAACAAAATAGATAAAGTTGGAGCAAATCCAGATAGAGTAAAACAAGAATTAACAGAGCATGGACTTTTAGTTGAAGATTGGGGAGGAGATATAATATCTGTTCCGGTTTCAGCTCTTAAAAATGAAAATATAGATACATTACTAGAAATGATTTTATTAGTTGCTGAAATGGAAGAATTAAAAGCTAATCCAAATAGAAAAGCAGTAGGAACTGTTGTAGAGGCACAACTTGATAAAGGAAGAGGTCCAGTAGCTACTGTACTTGTTCAAAATGGAACATTAAAAGTTGGGGATGCACTTGTTGTTGGTTGTGCCCACGGTAAAATCAGAGCTATGGTAAATGACTTAGGTAAAAGAGTAAAGCAAGCAGCACCGTCTATACCAGTTGAAATACTTGGACTTTCTGAGGTTCCTCAAGCAGGAGATCAGTTTGTAGTAGTTAAAAATGATAAGATGGCTAGAAGTATAGCTGATAAAAGAAAAGATAAAATTAGAGCAAGACAAATGAAATCTAGTCAAAAGGTATCATTAGATGATTTATTTAAACAAATGGAACAAGGTGATGTAAAAGAGCTTAATATAATAATAAAGGCAGATGTTCAAGGTTCAGTTCAAGCTGTAAAACAGTCTTTAGAAAAATTAAGTAACGAAGAAGTAACTGTAAGAGCTATTCATGGAGCTGTTGGAGCTATAACTGAGTCTGATGTAATGCTTGCTAGTGCTTCTAATGCTATAATAATAGGATTTAATGTAAGACCAGTTGGAGCAGCATCAGATGTAGCTGAAAAAGAAAAAGTTGATATGAGAACATATAGAGTAATATATAAGGCTATAGAAGATATACAATCTGCAATGAAAGGTATGCTTGATCCTGAATTTGTAGAACAAGACTTAGGAAAAGCAGAGATTAGAGCTACATTTAAAGTATCTGGAGTTGGAACTATAGCTGGTGCATATGTAACTCAAGGAAAGTTAGCAAGAAATGCTCAAGTAAGACTAGTAAGAGATGGAATAGTTATACATGAAGGTGAGCTTAGCTCTTTAAAGAGATTTAAAGATGATGCTAAAGAAGTAGCTAAAGGCTATGAATGTGGATTTGCATTAAATAACTTTAATGATCTAAAAGAAGGCGATGTAATAGAAGCTTTTATAATGAAAGAAAAAGAAAATAGATAG
- the rbfA gene encoding 30S ribosome-binding factor RbfA — protein MASYSRTRRIGEEIKKVVSRLLLEGLKDPRISSLVSVTDVNVTSDLKYAYIYISVLTGDKDGTLKGLKSASGFVRKEIGKQVKLRYTPEIIFRLDDSIEKGVYMSNLIKNVNSKKEDDVNE, from the coding sequence ATGGCATCATATTCTAGAACAAGAAGAATAGGAGAAGAAATAAAAAAGGTTGTAAGTAGATTGCTTTTAGAAGGTCTAAAAGATCCTAGAATATCTTCTCTAGTAAGTGTTACGGATGTTAATGTTACTTCTGACTTAAAGTATGCTTATATATACATCAGTGTACTTACAGGAGATAAAGATGGAACCCTAAAAGGATTAAAAAGTGCCAGTGGATTTGTTAGAAAAGAAATAGGAAAACAAGTTAAATTAAGATATACTCCTGAAATAATATTTAGACTTGATGACTCTATTGAAAAAGGAGTTTACATGTCTAATTTAATTAAAAACGTCAATTCAAAAAAAGAAGATGATGTAAATGAATAA
- a CDS encoding DHH family phosphoesterase, with the protein MNKIINTIMGSNNFIITSHYSPDGDNLGSSIGLYYALKSMKKEALFVLDDNLPANLDFLYKDIKIYKSEEINTEDYVLISLDCGDKDRLCCSDTIKSEASLTINIDHHTSNDLYADLNYVDDKASSTCEVVYEMLMKIDKNIIDKKIANCLYTGLITDTGNFMYSNTNPSSFEMACELLKKGIDKQDIIQSIYQNNPLNYVKILGESLNTLNVVKDKIATIELTTQMFKNNNITFNDVDGFVNYARDINGVEVGILFKQKKSNQIKISLRSKSYVNVSEIAKVFGGGGHVRASGCTINDSLENAKKTLIEEVIKHI; encoded by the coding sequence ATGAATAAAATAATAAATACTATAATGGGAAGTAATAATTTTATTATTACTTCCCATTATAGTCCAGATGGAGACAATTTAGGATCATCAATAGGACTATACTATGCGCTTAAAAGTATGAAGAAAGAAGCTTTGTTTGTATTAGATGATAATCTTCCTGCTAATTTAGATTTTTTATATAAAGATATTAAAATATATAAATCTGAAGAAATAAATACTGAAGACTATGTACTTATATCACTTGATTGTGGGGATAAAGATAGACTTTGTTGTAGCGATACTATAAAAAGTGAAGCAAGTTTAACTATAAATATAGATCACCATACAAGCAATGACTTATATGCGGACTTAAACTATGTAGACGATAAAGCATCATCTACATGTGAAGTTGTATATGAAATGCTTATGAAAATAGATAAAAATATTATAGATAAAAAAATAGCTAATTGTCTTTACACTGGTCTTATAACTGATACAGGTAATTTTATGTATTCAAATACTAATCCTAGTAGTTTTGAAATGGCTTGTGAACTATTAAAAAAAGGAATAGACAAGCAAGATATAATACAAAGTATATATCAAAATAATCCTTTGAACTATGTCAAAATACTAGGAGAATCTTTAAATACATTAAACGTTGTAAAAGATAAAATAGCTACTATTGAATTGACTACTCAAATGTTTAAAAACAACAATATAACATTTAATGATGTAGATGGATTTGTAAACTATGCTAGAGATATAAATGGAGTAGAAGTTGGGATTTTATTTAAGCAAAAAAAATCTAATCAGATTAAAATAAGCTTAAGATCAAAATCATATGTCAATGTTAGTGAAATAGCAAAAGTATTTGGAGGAGGAGGCCATGTGAGGGCTTCTGGATGTACAATAAATGATTCTTTAGAGAATGCTAAAAAAACGCTTATAGAAGAAGTAATAAAGCATATTTAA
- the truB gene encoding tRNA pseudouridine(55) synthase TruB has protein sequence MNGILNILKPTGMTSHDVVSRVRRIANMKKVGHTGTLDPNAAGVLPICLGKATKIAELILNKEKTYIAELTLGIQTDTYDSFGEIIQKKDPSHINEEDIYAAFKKFEGEITQVPPIYSAIKVNGKRLYELARSGQTDVEIKSRKVIVKDIKIKNIDKEKVLFEVTVTKGTYIRSLCKDIGDELGVGAYMSFLLRTKSGNFDIQDTYTLEEIEQASEESKLQDCIVGIDYPLTNYERIDVKQSAYKAFSNGNTIYQKGLIINRKYYDEQLVKVYIDDKFCAIGKIKIEDDNILLKSHKLFI, from the coding sequence ATGAATGGAATACTTAATATACTAAAACCAACAGGTATGACATCTCATGATGTTGTATCAAGAGTTAGAAGAATTGCAAATATGAAAAAAGTAGGACATACAGGTACATTAGATCCAAATGCAGCTGGAGTATTACCTATATGCCTTGGTAAGGCTACAAAAATAGCTGAACTCATATTGAATAAAGAAAAGACTTATATAGCAGAGTTAACACTTGGGATACAAACAGATACTTATGATTCTTTTGGTGAGATTATACAAAAGAAAGATCCAAGTCATATAAATGAAGAAGATATATATGCGGCATTTAAAAAATTTGAGGGAGAGATAACTCAAGTACCACCTATATATTCTGCTATAAAGGTTAATGGTAAGAGGTTGTACGAATTAGCGAGAAGTGGACAAACTGATGTTGAAATAAAATCAAGAAAAGTAATAGTAAAAGATATAAAAATAAAAAACATAGATAAAGAAAAAGTGTTATTTGAAGTTACAGTAACTAAGGGTACATACATTAGAAGTCTTTGTAAGGACATAGGAGACGAACTTGGAGTTGGTGCTTATATGTCGTTTTTGCTTAGAACAAAGTCTGGTAATTTTGACATTCAAGATACATATACACTAGAAGAAATAGAACAAGCATCTGAAGAATCAAAATTACAAGATTGCATAGTGGGAATAGACTATCCTCTTACAAACTATGAAAGAATAGATGTAAAGCAAAGTGCATACAAGGCATTTTCTAATGGAAATACTATATATCAAAAAGGTCTAATAATTAACCGAAAATATTATGATGAACAATTAGTAAAAGTATATATAGATGATAAATTTTGCGCAATTGGGAAAATAAAAATAGAAGATGATAATATATTGTTAAAAAGCCATAAATTATTTATTTAA
- a CDS encoding bifunctional riboflavin kinase/FAD synthetase, with product MMKIITDIKNINIKQDTVVTIGNFDGVHKGHQKIIKDTISIAKNKKMKSVLFTFSNHPVNFFRKDKIKNIITKEEKYEIINKMGIDIIVSIPFNEFVINLDPQEYIQKILLDKLNAKQIVIGHDFRFGLNRGGNAEFLQNIGKTYGFDVNVMKPICLENIRISSTYIRSLLKNGEVDKVNQFLGRQYKLKGIVVHGKKIGGDILGFPTINLKYDENILIPKTGVYQTTVNIDGKIYDGATNIGYSPTVKQNEFTVETYILKYSGDLYEKEASINFIRRIRDEIKFDTIQELKKQMNMDIENIISYSL from the coding sequence ATGATGAAAATAATTACAGATATAAAAAACATAAATATAAAACAGGATACGGTTGTAACTATCGGAAACTTTGATGGAGTTCATAAAGGCCATCAAAAAATAATAAAAGACACTATATCAATAGCTAAAAATAAAAAAATGAAAAGTGTACTTTTTACATTTTCAAATCATCCTGTTAATTTTTTTAGAAAAGACAAAATTAAAAATATAATTACCAAAGAAGAAAAATATGAAATTATAAATAAAATGGGAATAGATATAATCGTTTCTATCCCATTTAATGAATTTGTAATAAATTTAGATCCACAAGAGTACATACAAAAAATTCTTTTGGACAAATTAAATGCAAAACAAATAGTTATAGGACACGATTTTAGATTTGGTTTAAATAGAGGTGGAAACGCTGAGTTCTTACAAAATATTGGAAAAACATATGGTTTTGATGTGAACGTTATGAAACCTATTTGTTTGGAAAATATAAGGATAAGCAGTACTTATATAAGGAGTTTACTGAAAAATGGTGAAGTAGATAAGGTAAATCAATTTTTAGGAAGACAGTACAAATTAAAAGGAATTGTTGTACATGGCAAAAAAATAGGAGGAGATATACTAGGATTTCCAACTATTAATTTAAAGTATGACGAAAATATATTAATTCCTAAGACGGGTGTGTACCAAACAACAGTAAATATAGATGGAAAAATCTATGATGGTGCAACTAATATAGGATATAGTCCAACTGTCAAACAAAATGAATTCACCGTTGAAACATACATACTTAAATATAGTGGAGACTTATATGAAAAAGAAGCATCTATTAACTTCATAAGAAGAATTAGAGATGAAATTAAGTTTGATACAATACAAGAGCTAAAGAAACAGATGAATATGGATATAGAGAATATAATTTCCTATTCATTATAA
- the rpsO gene encoding 30S ribosomal protein S15, translating into MLQGAKKQEIIETYKTHEGDTGSPEVQIALLTTRINELNDHLKMHKKDHHSRRGLLKMVGTRRRLLKYLKGKDLDRYKTLIEKLGLRK; encoded by the coding sequence ATGTTACAAGGAGCTAAAAAGCAAGAAATAATCGAAACTTACAAAACTCATGAGGGAGATACTGGTTCTCCAGAAGTTCAAATAGCATTATTAACTACTAGAATAAATGAGTTAAATGATCACTTAAAAATGCACAAGAAAGATCACCATTCAAGAAGAGGTCTTTTAAAGATGGTTGGAACTAGAAGACGTTTACTTAAGTACTTAAAAGGAAAAGATTTAGACAGATACAAGACTTTAATTGAAAAATTAGGATTAAGAAAATAA